Proteins encoded together in one Prochlorococcus marinus str. MIT 9211 window:
- the dapA gene encoding 4-hydroxy-tetrahydrodipicolinate synthase — translation MSSAAHLSPKPFGRLLTAMVTPFDSDGKVDYAIAGRLARYLVDEGSDGIVVCGTTGESPTLSWSEQHQLLETVKSSVGKAVKVLAGTGSNSTAEAIEATVKAAELGADGALVVVPYYNKPPQEGLEIHFRSIANAAPDLPLMLYNIPGRTGSSIHPATVKRLMNCPNIISYKAASGTTSEVTDLRMQCGSQLAVYSGDDGLLLPMMSVGAVGVVSVASHIVGSRIKAMIDAYSTGQVNIALAYHEQLQPLFRALFATTNPIPVKAALEAIGWQVGSPRRPLSPLKKQMKEDLIDIIKSLRQI, via the coding sequence ATGAGCTCTGCTGCCCATTTATCACCAAAACCTTTTGGACGCTTATTAACCGCAATGGTTACTCCATTTGATAGTGATGGAAAGGTAGATTATGCAATTGCTGGTCGATTGGCGCGATATTTAGTGGATGAAGGCTCGGACGGAATTGTTGTTTGTGGAACCACTGGAGAGTCTCCAACTTTGAGTTGGAGTGAGCAACATCAATTACTTGAAACTGTAAAAAGCTCTGTTGGCAAAGCTGTCAAAGTTCTCGCAGGTACTGGTAGCAATAGTACTGCTGAAGCGATAGAAGCAACTGTAAAAGCAGCAGAACTTGGAGCTGATGGGGCTTTGGTTGTTGTTCCTTACTACAACAAACCACCTCAAGAAGGTTTGGAAATCCATTTTCGCTCGATTGCAAATGCTGCCCCAGATTTACCCTTAATGCTTTACAACATACCTGGCAGAACAGGTTCTTCAATTCATCCCGCCACAGTAAAAAGGCTGATGAATTGTCCAAATATAATTAGTTATAAGGCTGCTAGCGGGACAACGAGTGAAGTCACCGATTTAAGAATGCAATGTGGGTCTCAGTTGGCTGTTTATAGTGGTGATGATGGATTACTTTTGCCGATGATGTCAGTGGGGGCAGTTGGTGTTGTGAGTGTTGCTAGTCATATTGTGGGTAGCAGGATTAAAGCCATGATTGATGCATATTCCACTGGACAAGTGAATATTGCACTTGCTTATCATGAACAGTTGCAACCTCTTTTCAGAGCTCTTTTTGCAACTACTAACCCTATTCCCGTGAAAGCTGCCCTTGAAGCGATTGGCTGGCAAGTCGGTTCCCCTCGACGCCCTTTGTCTCCATTAAAAAAACAAATGAAAGAAGACCTAATAGATATAATTAAATCCTTGCGACAAATTTAA
- a CDS encoding aspartate-semialdehyde dehydrogenase, which yields MSFKNFLPNRPLTVAVLGATGAVGNELLQLLEERSFPIDQLKLLASERSAGKIKLWNGRNITIHPASPEQFQGVDLVFASAGGSISKKWRNSINAAGAVLIDNSSAFRMDPEVPLVVPEVNPEKALTHQGVIANPNCTTILLTVVLRPLSLLAPIKRVVVSTYQSASGAGAEAMKELKNLTQDVLDGKTSKSKVLPYSLAFNLFLHNSPLAENDYCEEEMKMINETRKIMESPELSLTATCVRVPVLRAHSEAVNIEFVEPIEVRLARKALNDAPGIKIIEDFHANRFPMPVDVAGQDSVAVGRIRQDVSHANCLELWLCGDQIRKGAALNAIQIAELLLPNS from the coding sequence TTGTCTTTTAAAAATTTTTTACCCAATCGACCCCTGACTGTTGCTGTTTTAGGAGCAACAGGAGCAGTAGGTAATGAGCTTTTGCAATTATTGGAGGAACGTTCCTTTCCTATTGATCAATTAAAATTGTTGGCTTCAGAGCGGTCTGCAGGCAAAATCAAACTTTGGAATGGTAGAAATATAACAATTCATCCCGCTTCTCCTGAACAATTTCAAGGAGTGGATTTAGTTTTTGCTTCTGCTGGCGGCTCTATATCAAAGAAATGGAGAAATTCTATTAATGCTGCTGGAGCTGTGCTAATTGATAATTCCAGTGCTTTTAGGATGGACCCTGAAGTCCCTTTAGTTGTTCCTGAAGTTAATCCCGAAAAAGCTTTGACTCATCAAGGCGTAATTGCAAATCCCAATTGCACCACAATTTTACTCACTGTAGTTTTAAGACCTTTGTCTTTATTAGCGCCAATAAAACGAGTTGTAGTTTCTACTTATCAATCTGCTAGTGGTGCAGGCGCTGAAGCTATGAAAGAGCTTAAAAATCTCACTCAAGATGTTTTGGATGGCAAAACAAGCAAAAGTAAGGTTTTGCCCTATTCGCTTGCATTTAACCTTTTCTTACACAATTCGCCGTTAGCAGAGAATGATTACTGTGAAGAGGAAATGAAAATGATTAATGAAACAAGAAAAATTATGGAATCACCTGAGCTTTCGTTGACGGCAACTTGCGTACGAGTTCCAGTTTTAAGGGCACATTCTGAAGCTGTGAATATTGAATTTGTTGAGCCAATTGAGGTAAGACTTGCTAGAAAAGCTTTAAATGATGCACCAGGCATAAAAATTATCGAAGATTTTCATGCAAATAGGTTTCCAATGCCAGTAGATGTTGCTGGTCAAGATTCAGTTGCTGTAGGCAGAATTCGTCAAGATGTAAGCCATGCTAATTGTTTGGAGCTATGGCTTTGTGGTGATCAAATTCGTAAAGGTGCTGCATTGAATGCCATTCAAATTGCTGAATTGTTGCTACCTAATTCATGA
- the clpP gene encoding ATP-dependent Clp endopeptidase proteolytic subunit ClpP → MYPISGPGVLPTVVEQSGRGDRAFDIYSRLLRERIIFLGTDVNDQVADALVAQMLFLEAEDPEKDIQLYINSPGGSVTAGLAIYDTMQQVTPDVVTICYGLAASMGAFLLSGGTKGKRVSLPNSRIMIHQPLGGAQGQAVEIEIQAKEILFLKETLNGLLSEHTGQPIDKIAEDTDRDHFLSPQEAVEYGLIDKVINSTN, encoded by the coding sequence ATGTATCCCATTTCTGGGCCTGGTGTGCTTCCTACAGTTGTTGAGCAATCAGGAAGAGGTGATAGAGCATTTGATATTTACTCCAGACTGCTACGAGAAAGAATAATTTTTCTTGGTACAGACGTTAATGACCAAGTAGCTGATGCATTAGTTGCCCAAATGCTTTTTCTCGAAGCTGAGGATCCCGAGAAAGATATACAGCTTTATATAAACTCTCCTGGCGGATCAGTAACTGCAGGTTTAGCTATTTACGACACAATGCAGCAAGTAACTCCTGACGTAGTCACTATCTGCTATGGATTAGCAGCAAGCATGGGGGCATTTTTATTATCTGGTGGTACTAAAGGTAAAAGAGTCTCCCTACCAAATTCAAGAATAATGATTCACCAACCTCTAGGTGGAGCTCAAGGCCAAGCTGTTGAAATCGAAATTCAAGCCAAAGAAATTCTTTTTCTAAAAGAAACCTTAAATGGTCTTCTCTCAGAGCATACAGGTCAGCCAATCGACAAAATTGCTGAAGACACAGACAGAGACCACTTCCTTTCCCCGCAAGAAGCGGTTGAATACGGCCTGATAGACAAAGTCATAAACAGCACGAACTAA
- the tig gene encoding trigger factor encodes MSNSTLKVKTKSMPDSRLAVELEISAKQCKESYQQALSKLSKTANLPGFRKGKVPQAVLLQQVGAKRIQASAIEKLLEVVWPQALQQESIEPLCEPELIGGFEALLENFNPDSKLTLTLETDISPIPQLKSSKGLTVEAEKVVFDPKKIDELIEQSRKQLSTLIPVENRPAKKGDVAVVSFEGKFTDNNSPIEGGNSDSMDIELEKGQMIPGFVEGIIGMNINDEKTVECTFPKDYPQEDARNRKAKFDIKVKDLKTRELPKLDDDFAKQASDKDSLEELRKELEAKLKEDAHQRSIKNRQEALLKALVEQLEIDLPKTLIEIETRNLIEQTARNFAQQGIDVKSTFTPELINKLMDSSRPEAIENLRRQFAMQALRKEEGIEVPNKEVDKKFEEVKKELSKEKNIDFEKLKEAVLEDLLQDKVFTWLEENNTVIETLPKTKSLNGKPSTQGKTSQSKSKKTKTKVEKTTK; translated from the coding sequence ATGAGCAATTCCACATTAAAGGTAAAAACAAAATCAATGCCTGACAGCCGTTTGGCAGTTGAATTAGAAATTTCTGCAAAGCAATGCAAAGAAAGTTATCAACAAGCATTGTCTAAATTAAGCAAAACTGCCAATCTGCCTGGATTTCGGAAGGGAAAAGTTCCTCAAGCGGTGCTGTTACAGCAAGTAGGGGCTAAAAGGATTCAAGCTTCAGCCATAGAAAAGCTTTTAGAAGTTGTATGGCCTCAAGCGCTACAACAAGAATCAATCGAACCACTTTGTGAGCCAGAATTAATTGGTGGCTTTGAAGCTTTATTAGAAAATTTCAACCCTGATTCAAAACTGACACTTACATTAGAAACAGATATCTCACCAATACCTCAATTAAAAAGCTCTAAAGGACTAACAGTAGAAGCTGAAAAAGTTGTTTTTGATCCTAAGAAAATTGATGAACTGATAGAGCAATCTCGAAAACAACTTTCAACTTTAATACCAGTTGAAAATAGACCGGCAAAAAAAGGTGATGTTGCTGTCGTTAGCTTTGAAGGAAAGTTTACTGATAACAATAGTCCAATTGAAGGCGGCAACAGTGACTCAATGGACATCGAGCTAGAGAAAGGTCAAATGATTCCTGGATTTGTAGAAGGAATCATAGGAATGAACATAAATGACGAAAAAACAGTTGAATGCACTTTCCCAAAAGATTATCCGCAAGAAGATGCCCGAAATAGAAAAGCCAAGTTTGATATTAAAGTCAAGGATCTAAAAACAAGGGAGTTGCCTAAGCTAGATGATGATTTTGCTAAACAAGCTAGCGATAAAGATAGTCTGGAAGAGCTTCGAAAAGAACTAGAAGCAAAATTAAAAGAGGATGCACATCAACGAAGTATCAAAAACCGTCAAGAAGCATTGTTAAAAGCTCTTGTTGAACAATTAGAAATTGATCTACCAAAAACTCTAATCGAGATAGAAACTCGCAATCTTATTGAACAGACCGCTAGAAACTTTGCTCAACAAGGAATCGATGTTAAATCAACTTTTACTCCTGAACTAATCAATAAATTGATGGATTCTTCTAGGCCAGAAGCAATTGAGAACCTTCGTCGTCAATTCGCCATGCAAGCTCTTAGAAAAGAAGAAGGTATTGAAGTCCCTAATAAAGAAGTTGATAAAAAATTCGAAGAAGTCAAAAAAGAATTGAGCAAAGAAAAAAATATCGATTTCGAAAAATTAAAAGAAGCTGTATTAGAAGATCTACTCCAAGACAAAGTCTTTACATGGCTAGAAGAAAACAATACCGTAATTGAAACATTGCCCAAGACAAAATCCTTAAATGGAAAACCCTCTACCCAAGGGAAAACTAGCCAATCAAAAAGCAAAAAAACAAAAACAAAGGTAGAAAAAACAACCAAGTGA
- the tilS gene encoding tRNA lysidine(34) synthetase TilS, which translates to MSRPTKPEVPWSRWHARLHKGLIRNHDLLPKGSSLLLSISGGQDSMALLKLIVDLRRLYEWKIFIWHGDHGWHKQSTQIATGLKEWCNNQELRFVSERATKEKIHSEQAARNWRYECLTAHAQLLSQQNQSSPCHYVLTGHTSTDRAETLLLNLSRGTHLSGLGSLKSSRTLSGQIKLVRPLLIFSREDTAQICKEMDLPVWLDPSNSNMRISRNRIREEVIPVLETLHPGSTRRIASLAERLGSLKDDQEALTILAIEAIKDSEGLSRQKVISLPRNTRRTVFAKWLKQSGVPALKASQLEDISHSTSARMAPGNRQLANGWIITWNRESIQLFNRHN; encoded by the coding sequence ATGTCTCGACCAACTAAACCTGAAGTTCCATGGAGTCGATGGCATGCTCGACTTCACAAAGGGCTAATACGCAACCACGATTTATTGCCTAAAGGGTCTTCTCTGCTTCTATCAATTTCTGGTGGACAAGATTCAATGGCTCTACTCAAACTCATTGTTGATCTTCGACGACTTTATGAATGGAAAATATTCATTTGGCATGGTGATCATGGCTGGCATAAACAATCAACTCAAATTGCAACAGGCTTAAAAGAATGGTGTAATAACCAAGAACTCCGCTTTGTTAGCGAACGAGCAACAAAAGAAAAAATACATAGTGAACAAGCAGCTAGAAATTGGCGTTACGAATGTCTAACTGCTCATGCGCAATTATTGTCTCAACAAAACCAATCATCACCATGCCATTATGTCTTAACTGGCCATACAAGTACTGATAGAGCTGAAACTCTCCTCCTTAATCTGTCAAGAGGCACTCATTTAAGCGGTCTAGGTAGTCTTAAAAGCTCAAGAACCCTATCAGGTCAAATAAAATTAGTCAGGCCATTATTAATCTTCAGCAGAGAAGATACTGCTCAAATATGTAAAGAGATGGATTTACCTGTCTGGCTTGACCCTTCTAACTCAAATATGAGAATTAGTCGTAATCGTATTAGGGAAGAAGTTATCCCAGTGCTAGAAACGCTTCATCCTGGAAGTACTCGTAGGATTGCATCTCTTGCTGAAAGATTAGGCTCTTTAAAAGATGATCAGGAAGCATTGACCATACTGGCCATAGAAGCAATAAAAGATTCTGAAGGTTTATCTCGACAAAAAGTCATTAGCCTTCCAAGGAATACAAGAAGAACAGTTTTTGCTAAATGGCTAAAGCAATCTGGGGTGCCTGCGTTAAAAGCCTCTCAGCTTGAAGATATCAGCCACAGCACTTCAGCAAGAATGGCCCCAGGTAATAGACAACTTGCAAATGGGTGGATAATCACATGGAATAGAGAGTCAATACAACTCTTTAATCGTCACAATTAA
- a CDS encoding ribonuclease J yields the protein MATSFSRSSNSINNVSRDSKTKQPSLKVIPLGGLHEIGKNTCVFEYGDDLMLVDAGLAFPSDGMHGVNVVMPDTSYLRENQHRMRGMIVTHGHEDHIGGISHHLKHFNIPVIYGPRLAMSMLQGKMEEAGVTDRTTIHTVGPRDVVKVGQYFSVEFIRNTHSMADSFSLAIKTPVGTIIFTGDFKFDHTPVDGEHFDLARLAHHGDEGVLCLFSDSTNAEVPGWCPSERTVFPALERHLAEAQGRVIITTFASSIHRVAMILELALKHGRKVGLLGRSMLNVIAKAREIGYMKAPDDLFVPIKQIRDMPDRETLLLMTGSQGEPLAALSRISRGDHQHVQVKTTDTIIFSASPIPGNTISVVNTIDRLMKLGAKVIYGKGEGIHVSGHGFQEDQKLMLALTKPKYFVPVHGEHRMLVCHSKSAQTMGVPENNILILENGDVVELTPNSINRGQPVKAGIELLDASRNGIVDARVLKERQQLAEDGVITLLVAVSTDGAMVAPPRVNLRGVITSAEPKKMSFWTEKEITWVLDNRWKQLSRQVSANSVEVDWIGFQREVEAGLARRMRRELQVEPLILCLVQPAPSGTPVYKGRIDDEVAPKGNIKNRELSSGANDKNVYKSMPRSVESTKTPSPSTSLENAEKELIEDAPSGRTRRRRSAVS from the coding sequence ATGGCTACTAGCTTTTCGAGGTCTTCAAATTCCATTAATAATGTTTCCAGGGATTCCAAGACTAAACAACCATCTTTAAAAGTTATCCCTCTTGGAGGACTGCATGAGATAGGAAAAAACACTTGTGTTTTTGAATATGGAGATGACTTGATGCTTGTTGATGCTGGCCTTGCATTCCCTAGTGATGGAATGCATGGGGTCAATGTGGTGATGCCAGATACTAGTTATTTGAGAGAAAATCAGCATCGTATGCGAGGCATGATTGTTACTCATGGTCATGAAGACCATATTGGTGGAATTTCGCATCATTTGAAGCATTTCAATATTCCTGTGATTTATGGTCCTCGATTAGCGATGTCCATGCTTCAAGGAAAAATGGAAGAAGCTGGTGTTACTGATAGAACCACTATTCACACTGTTGGCCCTAGAGATGTTGTGAAAGTAGGTCAGTATTTTTCTGTTGAGTTTATTCGTAATACTCATTCGATGGCAGATAGTTTCTCTTTAGCCATCAAAACACCAGTTGGAACAATAATTTTTACAGGTGATTTTAAGTTTGACCACACACCTGTAGATGGAGAGCATTTTGACCTCGCTCGTCTTGCGCATCATGGAGATGAAGGAGTTTTATGTCTATTTAGTGATTCTACAAATGCTGAAGTTCCTGGTTGGTGTCCCTCAGAGCGAACAGTTTTTCCTGCACTTGAGCGTCACCTTGCTGAGGCTCAAGGTCGAGTAATTATTACAACTTTTGCAAGTTCCATTCATCGTGTTGCGATGATTTTGGAACTCGCTTTAAAGCATGGTCGCAAAGTTGGTTTGCTTGGTCGATCGATGTTGAATGTTATAGCAAAAGCAAGGGAAATTGGATATATGAAGGCACCAGATGATCTATTTGTTCCAATAAAACAAATTCGAGATATGCCTGATAGGGAAACCCTTCTCTTAATGACGGGAAGTCAAGGGGAACCATTAGCCGCCTTAAGCCGTATTTCTCGGGGAGATCACCAGCATGTGCAGGTAAAAACAACCGATACAATCATTTTTTCAGCTAGTCCAATCCCTGGGAACACAATTTCGGTAGTAAATACTATTGATCGTTTAATGAAGCTTGGTGCAAAGGTTATTTATGGGAAAGGTGAAGGAATTCATGTTTCAGGACATGGTTTTCAAGAAGATCAGAAATTGATGCTTGCTTTAACAAAACCAAAATATTTTGTTCCAGTTCATGGTGAGCACCGAATGCTCGTGTGTCACAGCAAGAGTGCTCAGACTATGGGTGTTCCAGAGAATAATATTTTGATTCTTGAAAATGGAGATGTTGTTGAATTAACTCCTAACTCCATCAATAGAGGACAACCTGTAAAAGCTGGGATTGAGCTTTTAGATGCATCTAGGAACGGTATTGTTGATGCTCGCGTTTTAAAAGAAAGACAGCAATTAGCTGAAGATGGAGTAATTACTTTGCTCGTTGCTGTAAGTACTGATGGTGCAATGGTTGCTCCTCCAAGAGTTAATTTGCGTGGAGTAATTACTAGTGCAGAACCTAAGAAAATGTCTTTCTGGACTGAGAAAGAGATTACTTGGGTTTTAGATAATCGTTGGAAACAGCTCTCTAGGCAAGTTAGCGCCAATTCTGTCGAAGTAGATTGGATTGGTTTTCAAAGAGAGGTTGAGGCTGGTTTGGCTAGAAGAATGCGAAGAGAATTACAAGTAGAACCTTTGATCCTTTGTTTAGTTCAACCTGCTCCCTCAGGAACTCCAGTTTATAAAGGTAGAATTGATGATGAAGTTGCACCAAAAGGCAATATAAAAAATAGGGAGTTATCTTCAGGTGCGAATGATAAAAACGTGTATAAATCTATGCCACGTTCAGTAGAATCTACAAAAACTCCATCACCTTCTACTTCATTGGAGAATGCTGAAAAAGAACTTATCGAAGATGCCCCTTCAGGAAGGACAAGAAGACGCCGGTCAGCTGTAAGTTAA